The Chloroflexota bacterium nucleotide sequence GCGTCGAATATGACCGGCATTCGTCTGCAAGCGAATCAGGAATTAGTCGCCCAAGGCATCGGCAATATGCTGATTCCATTTTTCGGCGGCGTGCCGGCGACCGCCGCCATCGCGCGCACGAGCGTCGGCATCAAGTCAGGCGGACAGACACGCGTGGTCAGTATCATTCACGCGCTCGGCATTCTCGCTTCGATGTTTTTGCTCGCGCCGGTGATGGCGCGCATTCCGCTCGCGGCGCTCGCGGGCGTGCTGATGGTTACCGCGTGGCGGATGAACGAATGGCACGCCGTTCGTTTTATTTTCGGCAATCGCTTCAAGACCGCGATGATCGCGTTCACGATTACGATGCTCGCGACCATCGCGCTTGACTTGACCCAGGCAATCCTCATCGGCTCGTTCGTCGCGGGCGGTGTGTTCCTCAGCCAGATCGCAAACATTGACATTGACGTGCAAGAAGTGAACGCGGAAAAATTGCGCGCCAAGGGCATCGCCGCCGAAGGCAAATGCCAACACGTCCGCGTCGCGTTTATCACCGGACCGTTGTTCTTTGCCGCGACCGGCTTTTTCAACGAGGCGTTCGCGCGGCTGGGCGACACGCACGCGTTGATTCTCTCGATGCGGGGCGTGCCGTTGATTGACACCGCCGGACTGGAAGCCTTGGAACGGCTGTACGAAAGAATTCATCAGCAAGGCGGCTCGTTGATGTTCGCCGGCGTCCACGAGAACGCGATGCGTATGATGGAACGCGCCGGCTTTACCGATCAAGTCGGACGCGCGAATTTCTTCTGGTCGTCCGACCAAGCAATTGTCGAAGCCGAACGCCGCGTATGCAAATTCTGCGAATAAGAATCCGTAGGGGCGTTCTATTGAACGCCTCTAAAATGTAAATGGAAAATGATCTTAAACGCAAACCTCGCGAGGTTCTCTCGCGAGGTTTGTGTTTTACATCGCCGCGTGCGTAATGTCTCGGAGCACACCGGCTGCCGTTGGATACGGATTCTCTTCTTCAATCGCCGCAAAGATCACGCCGTTGATGTCGGTGTGGTACATCACGCCCATCATCCCCGCACCGACCGTCGCGAGCAGATGCGTTTTATCGAGCGTCGTCGGACGGACGCTCAGGTGATACTCGCCACCGACACGTTCCGCCAGCGCGATAAGCTTGACCACCTTGTTGTGTTCCGTCGCGAGCAGTAATTCGTCTTGTGTTACCTTGCGAATCCCTTCGACGCGCACATCCTTGAGCGTCGTCGGACGATGCAGAACGGCGTTCGCCACGATGACGAGTTTGCTCGCCGCGTCCCAGCCATCCACATCGAGCGTCGGGTCGGCTTCCGCCATGCCGATTTCCTGCGCGTGTTTGAGCGCGCGCGCGTACGATTGCCCTTCGCTCATGCGCGACAGAATATAATTCGTCGTGCCGTTGACCACACCTTCGAATTTCTCAATCGTCGCCGCGCCGAGATCGCGCATACCCAGGTTGAGTGTCGGCAAACCGCCGGTGACCGTCGCGCTGTGCAAGAGCCGAACCCCCTGGTTACGCGCGAACGCGGCAAGTTCGGGATACGCCAGCACGAGCGGACCTTTGTTCGCGGTGACGACGTGCGCCTTTTTCGCGAGCGCGGCTCGAATCGCGTCCAAGCCCGGCCGACCGTCTTGCAGATTCGTCAACGTCAGTTCGACGAAAATGTCCACGTCCACCGTGCGCGCTAAATCAACCGGCGACATGGGCGTGCGCGCGTATTCGCGATACGCGGCGACGCCTTTTTTCGCGCGTTTCAACTCGATGATCTTTTTAACGTCCAAGCCCGCCGCGTTCTCCGCGCCGCCGGTCGTATCGCATACGCCGACGACGACGAGCTCTAAATCGAACTGTTGGCGCAACCAGCCGCGTTTCTGCTCGATCAATTCGAGCAAGCGTTTGCCCACGTTGCCCAAGCCGGCGATAGCTAGCCGTGCCTTTCTCAAAGTCCCTCCTTTGGAAAATCCATCCGCCCACACAGAGCGCGGCAAAAATTCCGCATACAAAAACCCCGCATCACCGACGCAGGGTTTCCCAAAAAAATCGGGCGCGATTAGAAAAGTTTACTCAGCACGCCTTTGCGCGCTTCGACTTCGAGTCGCGCCAAACGCTGTTCCAGCGTCAAGCGATAATCGGAATCGCGTTGACGCAATTCGGTCAGCTCTTGCTCCAACTCACGCATTCGCTCGCGCAGTTTGATATTTTCTTCTTTCAAGTTGAAATTATCTTGAATGATCACCCCTTGCAAATTGCGATTGACTTGCAAACTGTTTTGAATCGTCTGCTGATTTTCGATCATCGCGCGCAACGTGTCGGTGAGCACGACGAATCCGGCGGCGGGCGATCCTTCGCGTGCCGCGAGCGTCAGCGCGGCGGTTTCGCCGCGACCCTGCGCTTGCAACTCTTCGATCAATTCTTCGGTGCTCAAGCCGGCAGACAATTGATCTTTGATGTGGCGCAACACAACCACGTCTTGATCCACAAATCGCCGCGACGCGCCGTCGCCGCTGACCGGCGCGGACGAGAGAAAGGACGCGAATTCTTTCGTCCATCGGCGCAGCGTATTCGCGGACACATTCAGTTCGGTCGCAACCTGTTGAAAGGTGTGCTCGGACATGCGTTTTCCTTTCGGGCTAGTTTAGCGCCGCTCGTCGTCGGGAACCACCCGGTACGATCCGTCAATCACGTCTTCCGACTTGGGCGGTTCTTTGCCATCCGATTCCAACGCGCGGCGATGTTCTTCGACAATCGGACGCGGGCAGAACTCGATGAACATCGCGATGCTCAACATCACGACGCCAATATCGTCCAATTGCCCCAAACCGAGGATGACATCCGGCAAGAAATCAATCGGGGAAATGATGTAAACTATCGCGGCGGGAATGATCAGTTTGGGGAATAGCGACACGCGCGAATCGTTTAGCAATCGCCAGACCAATTGCAGCGTGCGAACCATCTGCGCGACTACTCCGCGATCCGGCGCAACGACTGGTTTGCGTTCTTCGCTCATCGTTCCCTCCTGTTAACGTGATTCTACCACGCCTCGTGATTTTTGCAAAATGGGCATTTTCCATGTTATAATCGCGCCGCTCAAAAGGAAAAACCCGTGCATTTGAACTACAAACGTTTCTTGGCGCTCGTGTGGAGCATCCTCGTTCTCATCACCCTCGTCGCGGCAGACCCGCCGATGCCTGAAGAACCCACCATGGACAAGGATCTCTCGAATCGTCCGCCGGTCATCGCGGCGTGGTTGCGTAACTCGCGCAATCCCGGACCGCTCGCGGTCATCGTCGCGCCGCGCATCAATTCGTACAGCGATCTGAGCGCGTTCAGCTACACCGTCGAACGCGATGGCAGTCTTACCGCGAACAACCCGGTGACCGACGCGGTGCTGGTGGATTTCGCGAGGTCGAACGGCATCCGCGTCGTGCCGACCGTTTCTTCGACCTGGGATTCGCGCAACATTCTCACGATGTTGAGCACGCCGGCGATTCGCGCTAAACACATTGACGCGATCATGCAAGTCGCGCGGTCGCCGCTGATTGACGGCGTGGACATTGATTACGAAAACCTGCCACCCGAATCGCGGCAAGCATTCTCCGAATTCGCCACCGCGCTCGCGACGCGTTTGCATCGCGAAGGCAAAATTCTCAGCATCACCGTCCCGCCGAAAATTCGCAACGACGACGCGTGCGTCGTGTGTCGCTTTGCCGATTACGCGGTGCTCGGACACACTGCCGATCAGATTCGGATTATGGCGTACGAGTATCGTGGCAAAAGCGGACCGCCCGCGCCGAATGCGCCGATCTGGTGGCTACGCCAAGTCGCCGAGTACGCGGTGAGTCAAATCCCCCGCGAAAAAATCGTGCTTGGCATTCATCTCTACGCGTACGATTGGGGCGGCAAGGACACCATCGCGTTGTGGTGGAACGAGGTGATGGCGTTGAAGGATCGCTACGGCGGTCAAGTCCGCTATCTCGCCGCAGATGATCGCGGCGCGGTCGGCGAGAGCGAATTGACGTACGGCATTCCGCAAGGTCCGACGTGTTTGCGCTCGAAACCAGAATGCGTTTTGCCGCGC carries:
- a CDS encoding MerR family transcriptional regulator: MSEHTFQQVATELNVSANTLRRWTKEFASFLSSAPVSGDGASRRFVDQDVVVLRHIKDQLSAGLSTEELIEELQAQGRGETAALTLAAREGSPAAGFVVLTDTLRAMIENQQTIQNSLQVNRNLQGVIIQDNFNLKEENIKLRERMRELEQELTELRQRDSDYRLTLEQRLARLEVEARKGVLSKLF
- a CDS encoding homoserine dehydrogenase; protein product: MRKARLAIAGLGNVGKRLLELIEQKRGWLRQQFDLELVVVGVCDTTGGAENAAGLDVKKIIELKRAKKGVAAYREYARTPMSPVDLARTVDVDIFVELTLTNLQDGRPGLDAIRAALAKKAHVVTANKGPLVLAYPELAAFARNQGVRLLHSATVTGGLPTLNLGMRDLGAATIEKFEGVVNGTTNYILSRMSEGQSYARALKHAQEIGMAEADPTLDVDGWDAASKLVIVANAVLHRPTTLKDVRVEGIRKVTQDELLLATEHNKVVKLIALAERVGGEYHLSVRPTTLDKTHLLATVGAGMMGVMYHTDINGVIFAAIEEENPYPTAAGVLRDITHAAM
- a CDS encoding SulP family inorganic anion transporter, with protein sequence MPRRSLKRLYQDEFGSYNVQKFQQDVLAGLTVAAVALPLALAFGVASGASAPAGLVTAVLAGIVIGALSGAPYQISGPTGAMSAVLIVLVQRYNLEGIWIAGLLSGLILLIIGILRLGRFIAFIPAPVITGFTSGIALIIFIGQMDNFLGVKTAATDSALSKLLGYLRGGFAPDWHAIVFGIVVVATMLFLPKKWGARFPSSLLGIILATGLNWALNWRVQEIGEIPQTLLLAEHMNPLSLPWDKLPEFIAPAMTITALGAIESLLCGAVASNMTGIRLQANQELVAQGIGNMLIPFFGGVPATAAIARTSVGIKSGGQTRVVSIIHALGILASMFLLAPVMARIPLAALAGVLMVTAWRMNEWHAVRFIFGNRFKTAMIAFTITMLATIALDLTQAILIGSFVAGGVFLSQIANIDIDVQEVNAEKLRAKGIAAEGKCQHVRVAFITGPLFFAATGFFNEAFARLGDTHALILSMRGVPLIDTAGLEALERLYERIHQQGGSLMFAGVHENAMRMMERAGFTDQVGRANFFWSSDQAIVEAERRVCKFCE
- a CDS encoding DUF1232 domain-containing protein, producing the protein MSEERKPVVAPDRGVVAQMVRTLQLVWRLLNDSRVSLFPKLIIPAAIVYIISPIDFLPDVILGLGQLDDIGVVMLSIAMFIEFCPRPIVEEHRRALESDGKEPPKSEDVIDGSYRVVPDDERR